One Mastacembelus armatus chromosome 10, fMasArm1.2, whole genome shotgun sequence DNA window includes the following coding sequences:
- the nexmifb gene encoding neurite extension and migration factor: MDVLTDSSLTLMVKTSEPENANVVENTGLCEQSGDLSLCGLVDAALPPSLSPVAETSQQACPTHQRTIVPVPLATDPSLGLTEVPCPPSDDAPTVVPHLNHTPTPTSLHTPAVNSWGPTGDTQKTSLPLPVALPLSATMMEPGTVSVLTEECLLQPTRTCLGCYIETRDATDPNSIQNPPHDPNANPDAETGLNVRIGDVSREDFSDINNISIQCLSHAGEAVSHYGEQLLSDQLLSFPLPKAPGEGKRVDGNKTTEDCDDPEDDATAKNLYEGLLLDKVSGEEVLLANAGQDWGYFESFISESKMELLDLCSKNELSVNLFSEEDVDNLFDDEDDDSTLSSDVCSLKIRYESFQDNMREKTNVLQEETQFNFFPSVLANCAKKDEGTGVLRRSAEELQPKTDELIMETGQEGKAGDCSGRSPLDGSQGSPMSTPKVNYLMDFNSTEESGEFSDDSSCTGSSSDTLQEGKFKKGHSKRFLSPSNPLNYGLRSKRKVRYSDDYLYDVDSLESEKNAEKKEKVPAGQKEEEDVDWCPKKRRKSCRKEPPVVIKYIIINRFKGERLMSVKLGKLDPVDATVSLNADTVSKYETLAPLKDFWQERQRERQEQLKLAARDKQQRGFHLNGRHHRPFNSSHSKRKYKIANRLNVQRIHAVEQSVTAQGSPLSDQGQGGVTIEEATPMVGGIIAAPGLPVTLDTNSIMHIVTAKSRSQEREEREGRRLGGNKTVRIRKFKSEARLRSKKMKEAEGEEGRSVTNETDACVAVAQIEDPTAGLEEAGISSTTVKPDFADNTTTAHTSEEKFPFVSSTCSSDKAPSSEEVEAGVPVIPGGYLQTLLDATDSSGGAAISYFPQQPSRHQYPLGLSLEEKQFSSLQLAQSCVLSPPSESELQQSPQNGPSFPQMWHPQLCASHSQSFGPETPETPILPNNFPAAVPLNDSLPVSNYSQLSPEADRLLYEKSYLTEAGLQPGADLQVCQSTCVEGQVQYQRGSLCSDNGRLISYDSVGSLSASSSNYSSLSLKSCEREGEEEGRDSFLAHCSPKVVIQQSVDALTPLRESSDLLDISNFTPDKFRHSSLSELSPPETPNLSPQVVGREMKMAGNVGEYQDVNDMTIECNREVKWNCDVMQQQEHTANAYMVEDSQFPLHTFNSQDVLCLDKKELGVTEFDEQTNEMLAGAKSIKSKRKGSCKQTAAGQSPKKVRAPRAPKSEKVKTPKQNSRSTKKIKAMLEGKAAKNQAGSCGTGLTDSSSTGDWSATGWSESNSLVGDDQREFEEPSNILSNIVSGMAEVQRFMMASIEPLWNPMSEACMPSEANSLNLKTLKILAGTEADLKKKGAVLTGAGRGRKAGGKGGKNQAKFNPSHPLFPQLALGCNMFDKPSFINPGPAHKKLYRHKTSAKFPRIETLKGKRAERDPNKDIALMTSFEKLR; the protein is encoded by the exons ATGGATGTGTTAACAGACAGCAGTCTCACATTGATGGTGAAGACTTCAGAACCAGAGAATGCAAATGTAGTggagaacacag GGCTATGTGAGCAGAGTGGCGATCTGAGTCTGTGTGGGCTCGTTGATGCTGCTCTCCCTCCATCCTTATCTCCTGTCGCAGAGACTTCACAGCAGGCCTGCCCAACACACCAGAGGACCATAGTCCCCGTGCCCCTTGCCACTGACCCCTCTCTGGGCTTGACTGAGGTCCCCTGCCCACCCTCTGATGATGCTCCAACTGTAGTTCCCCACCTTAACCACACTCCCACTCCCACATCGCTTCACACCCCTGCTGTAAACTCGTGGGGTCCAACAGGCGACACCCAGAAGACTTCCCTCCCACTGCCTGTTgccctccctctgtctgctaCAATGATGGAGCCCGGCACTGTGTCTGTCCTGACAGAAGAGTGTCTTCTTCAGCCCACTCGCACCTGCCTCGGCTGCTACATTGAGACCCGTGATGCTACTGACCCTAATTCCATCCAGAACCCGCCTCATGACCCTAACGCCAACCCTGATGCAGAGACTGGGCTAAATGTAAGGATAGGGGATGTGAGTCGAGAGGACTTTTCTGACATCAACAACATCAGCATCCAGTGCCTGAGCCATGCGGGGGAGGCAGTGAGTCACTATGGAGAACAGCTCCTCTCTGACCAGCTACTTAGCTTTCCTCTGCCGAAAGCCCCAGGTGAGGGCAAGAGAGTGgatggaaacaaaacaacagaggaCTGTGATGACCCAGAGGATGATGCAACAGCTAAAAACTTGTATGAGGGACTGTTACTGGACAAAGTAAGTGGGGAGGAGGTTCTGCTGGCTAACGCTGGCCAGGATTGGGGCTACTTTGAGTCCTTCATCAGTGAGAGTAAGATGGAACTGCTAGACCTTTGTTCTAAAAATGAACTTTCAGTCAACCTCTTCTCTGAGGAAGATGTGGACAATCTatttgatgatgaagatgatgattcAACTTTAAGCAGTGATGTCTGTTCGCTGAAGATTCGTTATGAGTCTTTCCAGGACAACATgagggaaaaaacaaatgtgctcCAGGAGGAGACACAATTCAATTTCTTCCCTAGTGTCCTGGCCAACTGTGCCAAGAAAGACGAAGGCACAGGAGTCTTGAGGAGGAGTGCAGAGGAGCTCCAGCCCAAAACTGATGAGCTCATCATGGAGACAGGACAGGAAGGAAAAGCCGGGGATTGTAGTGGCAGGAGCCCCCTTGATGGTTCCCAAGGCTCACCAATGTCCACTCCCAAAGTCAACTACCTAATGGACTTCAATTCCACAGAGGAGTCAGGTGAATTCAGTGATGATAGCTCCTGTACTGGCTCCTCCTCAGACACCCTGCAGGAGGGCAAATTTAAAAAGGGCCACTCAAAAAGATTCCTGAGCCCCTCCAACCCTCTCAACTATGGCTTGCGTTCCAAGAGAAAGGTTCGATACAGTGATGATTACTTGTATGATGTTGACTCACTTGAGAGTGAGAAgaatgcagagaaaaaagagaaagttcCTGCTGgtcagaaagaggaggaggatgtagACTGGTGCCCCAAAAAACGTCGGAAATCCTGTCGTAAAGAGCCACCTGTGGTCATCAAGTACATCATCATTAACAGGTTTAAAGGAGAAAGACTTATGTCAGTGAAACTGGGAAAGTTAGACCCTGTGGATGCTACTGTGAGCTTAAACGCCGACACAGTAAGCAAATATGAGACACTGGCTCCTCTGAAGGATTTCTGGCAagagaggcaaagagagagacaggaacaGCTTAAGCTGGCTGCCAGAGATAAACAACAACGCGGTTTTCATCTAAACGGACGCCATCATCGCCCTTTTAATTCTAGTCATTCCAAAAGGAAATACAAGATTGCAAACAGGCTTAATGTTCAGAGAATTCATGCTGTGGAGCAATCAGTAACCGCACAGGGCTCCCCTCTCTCTGATCAGGGCCAGGGAGGTGTCACTATAGAGGAGGCCACCCCCATGGTAGGGGGAATAATAGCAGCCCCAGGCCTCCCAGTCACATTAGACACAAACTCCATCATGCACATAGTCACAGCCAAGAGCCGCTCccaggagagggaggagagggaggggaggagactGGGAGGAAATAAAACAGTCAGGATAAGGAAATTCAAAAGCGAAGCCAGGCTGAGGagcaagaaaatgaaagaggcagaaggagaggaggggaggagcgTGACAAATGAAACAGATGCCTGTGTCGCTGTGGCACAGATTGAGGACCCTACTGCTGGGTTAGAAGAGGCAGGCATTAGCTCAACTACAGTCAAACCTGATTTTGCTGACAATACCACCACTGCTCACACATCTGAGGAGAAATTCCCCTTTGTTTCATCCACCTGCTCTTCTGACAAAGCTCCCTCCTCAGAGGAGGTGGAAGCGGGTGTCCCTGTCATCCCGGGGGGCTACCTGCAGACCCTGTTAGATGCTACAGACTCCTCAGGTGGAGCAGCTATCTCTTATTTCCCCCAGCAGCCCTCTAGGCATCAATATCCTCTGGGGCTGTCCTTAGAGGAGAAACAGTTTTCTTCTCTACAGCTTGCACAGAGCTGTGTCCTGTCTCCTCCCTCTGAGTCGGAGCTGCAGCAGTCTCCCCAGAACGGTCCCAGCTTCCCCCAGATGTGGCACCCACAGCTCTGTGCAAGTCACAGCCAGAGCTTCGGGCCTGAGACCCCTGAGACTCCCATCTTACCCAACAACTTCCCAGCTGCGGTTCCCCTGAATGACAGTCTGCCAGTGTCTAACTACAGCCAACTGAGCCCTGAGGCCGACAGGCTGCTTTATGAGAAGAGCTACCTGACTGAGGCTGGGTTGCAGCCTGGGGCAGATCTGCAAGTGTGTCAGTCTACCTGTGTGGAGGGCCAGGTGCAATACCAGAGAGGGTCCCTGTGCTCAGACAATGGCAGGCTCATCAGCTATGACTCAGTGGGTTCTCTGTCAGCCTCCTCCAGCAATTACAGCTCCCTCAGCCTCAAGTCCTGTGAGCgagagggtgaggaggagggcCGAGACAGTTTCTTAGCACATTGCAGTCCTAAAGTGGTGATTCAGCAGAGTGTGGATGCCCTTACTCCTCTCAGGGAGTCCTCAGACCTGCTGGATATCTCCAACTTCACTCCTGACAAGTTTAGACACTCATCATTGTCAGAGCTTTCCCCTCCTGAGACCCCTAACCTGTCCCCCCAGGTGGTGGGGCGTGAGATGAAGATGGCAGGGAATGTTGGAGAATATCAGGATGTGAATGATATGACTATAGAGTGCAATAGGGAGGTAAAGTGGAACTGTGACGTCATGCAGCAGCAAGAGCACACAGCAAATGCATACATGGTGGAAGATAGTCAGTTTCCATTGCACACCTTCAATAGTCAGGACGTATTATGTTTAGATAAAAAGGAGCTGGGAGTTACTGAATTTGATGAGCAGACTAATGAAATGTTGGCTGGTGCAAAAAGCATAAAGTCAAAGCGGAAAGGTAGTtgcaaacaaacagctgcaggacaGAGTCCAAAGAAAGTCCGGGCTCCTAGAGCTCCCAAGTCAGAAAAGGTCAAGACCCCCAAACAAAACTCACGTTCGACTAAAAAGATAAAGGCCATGTTAGAGGGTAAGGCAGCAAAGAACCAGGCAGGCAGTTGCGGCACAGGCCTGACTGACAGTAGCAGCACTGGGGACTGGTCTGCCACTGGCTGGTCAGAGAGCAACAGTCTAGTAGGAGACGACCAGAGAGAATTTGAGGAGCCCTCCAATATTCTGTCCAACATTGTCTCTGGCATGGCTGAGGTCCAGAGGTTTATGATGGCCTCCATTGAGCCATTGTGGAATCCCATGTCAGAGGCCTGCATGCCCTCTGAGGCCAATAGCCTCAACCTAAAGACTCTCAAAATCTTGGCAGGCACAGAGGCTGACCTGAAGAAAAAAGGAGCTGTGCTAACAGGGGCTGGGAGAGGCAGAAAGGCTGGGGGGAAGGGAGGGAAAAACCAAGCAAAATTCAATCCCTCTCATCCTTTATTCCCTCAACTAGCTCTGGGCTGTAACATGTTTGATAAACCCAGCTTTATTAACCCTGGGCCTGCACACAAAAAGCTGTATCGCCACAAGACCAGTGCAAAGTTCCCTCGGATTGAGACACTGAAGGGAAAGCGAGCTGAGAGAGACCCAAATAAGGACATAGCACTGATGACCTCTTTTGAGAAACTGAGGTAA